TTTGTGATAAAGTAGCTGTAGATGTTTTTTGGTTTTTAAAGAAAAGAAGAAAGTGATCTCCCGATTGGATTGTTCATATAGAGAGGATTTTTTGATGAGTAAAATAGTTGTATTAGCAGAGAAACCATCTGTGGGTCGTGACATTGCAAGGGTGCTTGGATGTACGAAAAAGGGGAATGGTTATCTTGAAGGTTCGAAATATATTGTAACGTGGGCACTTGGTCATCTGGTTACATTAGCAGATCCGGAAGTCTACGATGATAAATATAAAACATGGCGTATGGAAGATTTGCCGATGCTCCCGCCGAAATTAAAGCCAGTCGTTATTAAGAAGACAGGCAAACAATTTCAGGTTGTCAAATCCCAGTTAACACGCAAGGACGTCAGTGAAGTCGTTATTGCTACCGATGCCGGACGTGAAGGGGAGCTGGTTGCCCGCTGGATCTTGGAAAAGGCCCGAATTAAGAAGCCGATTAAACGTTTATGGATTTCTTCGGTTACCGATAAAGCGATACGTGATGGTTTTAAAAATCTCAAGCCTGGTGCAAAGTATGTGCATTTGTATGAATCGGCAGTAGCAAGGTCTGAAGCTGATTGGTATGTTGGCCTGAATGCAACACGTGCATTAACGACAAAGCATAATGCTCAATTGTCCAGTGGCCGAGTTCAAACGCCAACACTTGCGATGATTGCTGCAAGAGAGCAGGAAATCAAAGAGTTTAAGCCAAGGAAATATTACGGTATTGAAGCCAGAACAGACAAAGTATTTAAATTAACTTGGCTGGATGAAAAAAATAATTCACGTATTTTTTCCGAAGATAAAGCAGAACGTCTACAAATTCAGTTGAAAAATAAGCCCGCAACTGTTGTCCAAGTTGATAAACAGCATAAGAAGAAGTTTGCGCCACAGCTTTATGACTTGACGGAATTACAGCGAGACGCAAACCGAATCTTTAATTTTTCCGGGAAACAAACGTTGTCGATTATGCAAAAGCTTTATGAACAGCATAAGGTTCTGACATATCCACGGACCGATTCACGAGTGATTTCATCTGATATTGTTCCTACATTAAAGGTTCGTGTAAAAGCTTGTGGCGTAGATGAATACGCAAAATCAGCTGCGAAAATTCTAAAGAAGGATTTGAAGCTCTCCAAGGCTGTCGTCGATAATGCGAAGGTATCGGATCACCACGCGATTATCCCAACGGAACAGCCGGTCTTATTAGCAGACCTGGATGATAGGGAAGTTAAAATTTATGATCTTGTTGTGAAACGTTTTCTTGCCGTGCTTTCAGATGCCTATGAATTTGAGCAAACAACCATTACAGCTGAAATTGATTCAGAACGATTTATTGCAAAAGGAAAAGTGATTAAAAAATTAGGCTGGAAAGAAATATACAGCAATCGCAAAGATGACGATGATCATCAAGATGACCAGCGTTTGCCGGCTGTGCATAAAGGTAATGAACTAACGAATATTCGTATTTCCCGGACCGAAGGAGAAACGAAGCCGCCCGAACGATTTACGGAAGGTTCCTTGTTGCAGGCGATGGAAAATCCGGTGCGTTACATGAGCTCGGATGAAAAGCATTTGGCAAAAACAATCAATCAAACAGGTGGCATTGGAACGGTGGCGACAAGGGCAGATATTATTGAAAAATTATTTAATAATATGTACATGGAACTGAAAGGAAAATATATTCATTTAACTCCAACTGGTCGTCAGCTGCTTGATCTTGTACCAGAGGATTTGCGTTCTCCGGCCTTGACAGCTGAATGGGAACAGAAGCTTGCCTTAATTGCAGAGGGTAAGCTTGCAAAGGAAAAGTTTATTTCTGAGATTAAAACCTATACAAAAGAAGCTGTTCAGGAGATCAAAAACAGTGGAGATACGTTTAAGCACGATAATATGACAGGAACGAAATGTCCAAGTTGTGGAAAACTTATGCTGGAAATTAAGAATAAACAAGGTCGCAAGCTTGTTTGCCAGGATCGTTCTTGTGGTCATAAGAAAAATATTGCCAAACAAACAAACGCACGCTGTCCAAACTGCCATAAGCGCATGGAGCTTCGAGGTGAAGGAGATGGGCAAATGTTTATGTGCAAATGTGGTCACAGAGAAAAGCTATCCACATTTAATGCGCGTAAACAAGAAGAGAAAAAGCATAAAGTATCGAAAAAGGATGTAAATAAGTATTTGAAAAAACAGGATGATGGCTTTAAGAACAATGCACTCGCTGATGCATTAGCGAAGATGAAGAAATAGAAGTCAGGGATAGCTTATAATGTTAAGCTATCCCTTTTTCTGTGTTGTTCTTATTAATACTTCTTTTCCTCCAAAACATTATGATACTCATCTTGTATTTCGACAATGCTTGGTGTATTTTCATGTGCCAGCTGTTCTGCTACCTCAATAGCTTCTGACTTTGTGTCGTAGACTTCCTCTGGTGCAACGTCCTCCAATTTAACAAACCAAGCACTTGCATCAACATTCGGTGTGACACTGTACGTTTTCAATTAAAAAAACTCCTTTATTTCATAAGTTGTTATTTATTTTCCCATATCTATCCTTTCTAAAACATTGCAGCAATAAAGTAGAACTAGCATTTGGCTGACTTATTTATTGGAAGGTTTAATATATTGAAAATTCACTATTGACATTCTTTATTGTGCAGTTGTAAGCTATATATAATAACTTGTAATACTAAGTATGCTGAATGGAATTATAAAAAGAATATTCCAGTGAGCCGGCATAACAAAATTGCAAATATGCAAAGCAAGTAATGTGTAAACATTGAATGTATATCAATAAACGATCTACCAACTAACTTATAATACTAAGTATATTCAATTTAGCTGATAAAGAGCATATCATCAGGACTGAAATTTTAACTTTTGAATAAAGAATGGAGGGTTATTGAAAATGGTTAATTTAACAAAGGAAGGACTATTCAGCAATAAATTAATGGAGGAAATCAGAGAGAAGTTTGCTTTTATTGATTCGGATCCGATCACCAAGAAAAAACGTTTATTTTTTGACAATGCTGGAGGATCTTTCAGATTAAAAAGTGCAGTGGAAAAGTTCTCGGAGTTCGATATGTTTCCTGATCATCCACAGCGTGAACATGAAGCAGCTAGATACCTGGCGGAAATTGAAGAAAGGGGAATCGAGGACATACGAATAATCTTTAATGGAAAAACTGGAAGTATTTCACCTTATCTTACTGCTTCCCAAGCCATTTTTGATATAACTGGTGTCATTACTGAAAATATTGATGGAACAAATATTGTGACTACTGAATTAGAACATCCTTCTGCATTTGATTCGGCAAAGTTTTATGCAAATAAGCTTGGAAAGGAATTACGCACAGCTAAGACAAACCCTATTACAGGTGGAGTTGATGTGGAAGAAATAACAAAACTCATTGACGATAATACTTGTCTATTGACTGTAATTTATGCATCGAACATTTCAGGTGCTATTTTAGACATTGAGACGATTGTGAGAGAGGCAAGAAAGATTAAACCAAATCTGTATATTATTGTCGATTCTGTACAGCATGCCCCACACGGAATTATTGATATGGAAAAAACTCCTGTGGATGCTATGAATTTTGCACCATATAAATTTTTTGGAATAAGGGGCTGCGGAATTGCCTATCTTTCCGAAAGAGCTGCGAAACTTCCTCATCACAGTTTAAATGGGAAAAGTGAAGGTGATTGGCAGCTTGGCAGCCCTGCACCAGCCCATTTTGCTGCAATAAGTGAAATTGTTAATTATGTCTGCTGGATCGGAAGTCAATTTTCCAATGAAAAAGATAAGAGAATTTTATATGTGGAAGGAATGAGACGGATTGCTCTCCATGAGAGAACACTTCTGGAAGTATTGCTTAATGGAACAGAAAGAGTGAAAGGATTAAGGAATATTATGGGAGTTACTGTCCATCTTGACTATGAAGATTTATCCAAAAGAGATTTGATTGTTGCTATAACTATCGATAATTTAGATTTTAAAGAAGCTGTTAGACAATATGAAAAAGAAAACGTGATTGTATATGAGCGAGTAGCATCCAGTATTTATTCGAAAAGGATGTTAGAGTCATTCGGAATGACTGGTTCAATAAGGATTTCTCCTTTACACTGCAACAGTGTGGAAGAGGTAGAAGAATTGTTGGAGGTAACACAAAAAATTGCTGAGAGAAGTGTTGCAGTTTCTCGTTCTGAATGATTTTAAAAGATGATTCTTCAATAGAAATTAAATAGATTTTAATTTAAATAAGAGAATTAGAGAGGAGAATTTGAATGAGTTTGATAAAAGAAAAGTTCTTAAAGCTGGGTGCAGAATTTGCACCTGGGCAAGAGGTGCGACAAGATACGAGTGAAATAAAATTGCGAGGTGAAAAAATCCCGGGTACACCGGTTGACTTCTCACATGGTGATGTAGACGCATTTGAACCAATTCCTGGTTCCCTTGATAGATTCATAGATGGAGTACATGTTGGAGGTAAGCAGGCTTATACAGAGTATCGGGGGAGTAAATTGATCCGAGAAAATGTAGCCGAAAAGCTTTCTAAATTTACGGGTACAACTATTAATGCGGAACGAAATTTTATCATAACTCCAGGTACACAAGGAGCACTTTTCCTGGCAATGGGGTCTGTAATTTCCAGAGGTGACAAAGTCGCTATTGTGGTTCCAGATTATTTTGCTAATAGAAAACTGGTTGAGTTTTTTGATGGTGAAGTTATTCCTATAGAGATGGACTACCTAACTGCAAATACTAATGCAGGTTTAAATTTAAATCAATTAGAATCCGCTTTTAAAGCTGGAGTAAAACTCTTTTTATTCTCAAATCCTAACAATCCAACTGGGGTGATTTATTCACCTGAAGAAATTGGCAGCATTGCCGAGCTGGCACAGCAGTATGAAGCAACTGTTATCGTGGATCAACTATATTCACGGCAGCTGTTTGAAGGAAGA
This region of Oceanobacillus sp. FSL K6-2867 genomic DNA includes:
- a CDS encoding DNA topoisomerase III, producing MSKIVVLAEKPSVGRDIARVLGCTKKGNGYLEGSKYIVTWALGHLVTLADPEVYDDKYKTWRMEDLPMLPPKLKPVVIKKTGKQFQVVKSQLTRKDVSEVVIATDAGREGELVARWILEKARIKKPIKRLWISSVTDKAIRDGFKNLKPGAKYVHLYESAVARSEADWYVGLNATRALTTKHNAQLSSGRVQTPTLAMIAAREQEIKEFKPRKYYGIEARTDKVFKLTWLDEKNNSRIFSEDKAERLQIQLKNKPATVVQVDKQHKKKFAPQLYDLTELQRDANRIFNFSGKQTLSIMQKLYEQHKVLTYPRTDSRVISSDIVPTLKVRVKACGVDEYAKSAAKILKKDLKLSKAVVDNAKVSDHHAIIPTEQPVLLADLDDREVKIYDLVVKRFLAVLSDAYEFEQTTITAEIDSERFIAKGKVIKKLGWKEIYSNRKDDDDHQDDQRLPAVHKGNELTNIRISRTEGETKPPERFTEGSLLQAMENPVRYMSSDEKHLAKTINQTGGIGTVATRADIIEKLFNNMYMELKGKYIHLTPTGRQLLDLVPEDLRSPALTAEWEQKLALIAEGKLAKEKFISEIKTYTKEAVQEIKNSGDTFKHDNMTGTKCPSCGKLMLEIKNKQGRKLVCQDRSCGHKKNIAKQTNARCPNCHKRMELRGEGDGQMFMCKCGHREKLSTFNARKQEEKKHKVSKKDVNKYLKKQDDGFKNNALADALAKMKK
- a CDS encoding aminotransferase class V-fold PLP-dependent enzyme, translating into MVNLTKEGLFSNKLMEEIREKFAFIDSDPITKKKRLFFDNAGGSFRLKSAVEKFSEFDMFPDHPQREHEAARYLAEIEERGIEDIRIIFNGKTGSISPYLTASQAIFDITGVITENIDGTNIVTTELEHPSAFDSAKFYANKLGKELRTAKTNPITGGVDVEEITKLIDDNTCLLTVIYASNISGAILDIETIVREARKIKPNLYIIVDSVQHAPHGIIDMEKTPVDAMNFAPYKFFGIRGCGIAYLSERAAKLPHHSLNGKSEGDWQLGSPAPAHFAAISEIVNYVCWIGSQFSNEKDKRILYVEGMRRIALHERTLLEVLLNGTERVKGLRNIMGVTVHLDYEDLSKRDLIVAITIDNLDFKEAVRQYEKENVIVYERVASSIYSKRMLESFGMTGSIRISPLHCNSVEEVEELLEVTQKIAERSVAVSRSE
- a CDS encoding pyridoxal phosphate-dependent aminotransferase, with protein sequence MSLIKEKFLKLGAEFAPGQEVRQDTSEIKLRGEKIPGTPVDFSHGDVDAFEPIPGSLDRFIDGVHVGGKQAYTEYRGSKLIRENVAEKLSKFTGTTINAERNFIITPGTQGALFLAMGSVISRGDKVAIVVPDYFANRKLVEFFDGEVIPIEMDYLTANTNAGLNLNQLESAFKAGVKLFLFSNPNNPTGVIYSPEEIGSIAELAQQYEATVIVDQLYSRQLFEGRTYTHLSAQNLMDPENVITIMGPSKTESLSGYRLGVAFGSSQIIERMEKLQAIVSLRAAGYSQAVLKSWFDEPAGWMEKRISDHQAIRDDLIAKFRGSEGFQVRVTEAGSYLFPKLPKLDVTIGEFVKILRVQANVTVTPGSEFGPQFTDSFRINFSQDHQAAVTAIERLIRIVEVYRK
- a CDS encoding DUF2188 domain-containing protein is translated as MKTYSVTPNVDASAWFVKLEDVAPEEVYDTKSEAIEVAEQLAHENTPSIVEIQDEYHNVLEEKKY